In one Trichlorobacter lovleyi SZ genomic region, the following are encoded:
- a CDS encoding Gfo/Idh/MocA family oxidoreductase — protein MKNFAIIGVGGYIAPRHLKAIKETGNRLVAALDVNDSVGILDRFFPDVPFFSEFERFDRFADKLRRQGEGRQIDYVSICSPNYLHDAHIRFALRTGADAICEKPLVLNPWNLDALQQMEQESGKRVNTILQLRVHPSLVTLHDELAAAPQSSAKHEVTLTYITSRGPWYLNSWKGNQEKAGGVATNIGIHFFDLLIWLFGAVQSNEVHYTDNLKTGGVIELEQARVKWFLSIDRSSLPESATQCGLSTFRSITVDGREIEFSEGFTDLHTVVYKHTLAGNGFGLDDARPAIELAHAIRNVSASGISSDSHPFLQHSVR, from the coding sequence ATGAAGAACTTTGCCATAATCGGTGTTGGCGGCTACATTGCCCCTCGCCATCTCAAGGCCATTAAAGAAACCGGCAACCGGCTGGTTGCCGCCCTGGATGTCAACGATTCTGTCGGTATTCTGGACCGTTTTTTTCCCGATGTCCCCTTCTTTAGCGAATTTGAACGCTTTGACCGTTTTGCAGACAAGCTACGCCGCCAGGGGGAAGGCAGACAGATCGATTACGTCAGCATCTGCTCCCCCAACTACCTGCATGATGCTCACATCCGCTTTGCCCTTCGCACCGGCGCCGATGCCATCTGTGAAAAACCGCTGGTGCTCAACCCTTGGAACCTTGATGCCCTGCAACAAATGGAGCAGGAGAGCGGAAAGCGGGTCAACACCATCCTGCAATTGCGGGTCCACCCCTCGCTGGTTACCCTGCATGATGAACTGGCTGCTGCCCCCCAATCATCAGCCAAACACGAAGTCACGCTTACCTACATCACCTCCCGCGGTCCCTGGTACCTCAACTCCTGGAAAGGCAATCAGGAAAAGGCCGGCGGCGTTGCCACAAACATCGGCATCCATTTCTTTGACCTGCTGATCTGGCTGTTTGGCGCGGTCCAAAGTAACGAGGTGCACTACACCGACAATCTGAAAACCGGTGGTGTGATTGAGTTAGAACAGGCCCGGGTTAAGTGGTTCCTCTCCATTGACCGCAGCAGCCTACCGGAATCAGCAACCCAGTGCGGCCTCTCCACCTTCCGCTCGATTACGGTCGATGGCAGGGAGATCGAATTCTCTGAAGGGTTTACTGATCTGCACACAGTAGTCTATAAACACACCCTGGCAGGCAACGGTTTCGGCCTTGACGATGCCCGTCCGGCCATCGAACTGGCTCATGCCATCCGCAATGTCTCTGCGTCAGGTATATCTTCTGACTCACATCCATTTCTCCAGCATAGTGTGAGGTAG
- a CDS encoding nucleotide sugar dehydrogenase, translated as MLAPLVEKLTQKTATIGIVGLGYVGLPLMLRYTEVGYKVLGLDIDAAKTEKLNRGESYIEHIPASAIAQAVSNGFEATTDFSRSNEADALIVCVPTPLNKYREPDLSFVTDTTDALVPHLRAGQVVSLESTTYPGTTDEELKPRVESRGLVVGKDVFLVYSPEREDPGNPNFHTRTIPKVCGGCTTACQQAGLALYGQVIDTVVPVSSTRVAEMTKLLENIHRAVNIGLVNEMKIVADKMGIDIHEVIRAAATKPFGFTAYYPGPGLGGHCIPIDPFYLTWKAREYGLHTRFIELAGEVNSSMPEWVLTKVAEGLNNHCKSIKGSKVLVLGIAYKKNVDDMRESPSVEIMEQLRDKGALISYADPHVPVFPQMREHRFELSSVDVTEQSLKGYDCVIVATNHDKFDYALIKQHAALIVDTRGVYLEPAENIIKA; from the coding sequence ATGCTTGCACCGCTAGTGGAAAAACTCACCCAAAAAACCGCCACCATCGGTATTGTCGGCCTGGGCTACGTCGGACTGCCACTGATGCTGCGCTATACAGAAGTCGGCTACAAGGTACTGGGACTTGATATTGACGCAGCTAAAACTGAGAAGCTCAATCGCGGCGAGAGTTACATCGAGCATATCCCTGCTTCAGCCATTGCTCAAGCGGTCAGCAATGGCTTTGAGGCCACCACTGACTTCTCTCGCAGCAACGAGGCCGATGCCCTGATCGTCTGCGTCCCCACACCGCTCAACAAATACCGCGAGCCCGACCTCAGTTTCGTTACCGACACCACCGATGCCCTGGTGCCGCACCTGCGGGCAGGCCAGGTGGTTTCACTGGAGAGCACCACTTATCCCGGCACTACTGATGAAGAGCTCAAGCCGCGTGTTGAGTCCAGGGGACTGGTGGTTGGCAAAGATGTTTTTCTGGTATATTCACCAGAGCGGGAAGACCCGGGCAACCCCAACTTCCACACCCGCACCATTCCCAAGGTCTGCGGCGGCTGCACCACGGCCTGCCAGCAGGCAGGTCTGGCGCTGTATGGCCAGGTGATCGACACGGTCGTACCGGTCAGCAGCACCCGTGTGGCAGAAATGACCAAGCTGTTGGAAAACATCCATCGGGCGGTCAATATCGGCCTGGTTAATGAGATGAAGATCGTTGCCGACAAAATGGGGATTGACATCCATGAAGTCATCCGGGCTGCAGCCACCAAACCGTTCGGGTTTACCGCCTACTACCCCGGCCCCGGCCTGGGTGGTCACTGTATCCCAATTGACCCGTTCTATTTAACTTGGAAGGCCCGCGAATACGGCCTGCACACCCGCTTTATCGAACTGGCCGGCGAAGTCAACAGTTCCATGCCGGAATGGGTGTTAACCAAAGTAGCTGAAGGGCTCAACAACCACTGCAAATCGATCAAAGGCAGCAAGGTGCTGGTGCTGGGGATCGCCTACAAAAAGAATGTGGACGACATGCGCGAGTCTCCCTCGGTTGAGATCATGGAACAACTGCGGGATAAAGGCGCGCTTATCTCCTACGCCGACCCCCACGTGCCGGTCTTTCCCCAGATGCGGGAACACCGCTTTGAGCTCTCCAGTGTTGACGTAACCGAACAATCGCTAAAAGGGTATGATTGTGTTATTGTGGCTACCAACCATGACAAGTTTGATTATGCATTAATCAAACAACATGCGGCCTTGATTGTCGATACCCGTGGGGTTTACCTGGAACCGGCAGAGAATATCATAAAAGCGTAA
- a CDS encoding aminotransferase class I/II-fold pyridoxal phosphate-dependent enzyme has protein sequence MVDHQAKQITRHCGMSIWRRSTLRGDKHLLLDVNVIVDTWLGLGSEEITEKILDLSRADQVKLWLSASSIPTIEYVAKRSFKQRGVPPDEVQTLVSGLMTDLFQCVDILTNYGFDQKGIYSSAKDFEDAQIAASIRSLHGASVCIVSEDEEFDALGEVPVFNPAQALAWITSSDTAKGSIPFIDLAAQQHRILPNIEKNIATVLRHGQYIMGPEIKQLEEKLATYTGAQHCITVASGTEALLISLMALGIGPGVEVITPPFTFVATAEVIVLLGATPVFVDVEPDTCNIDPSKIKAAITDKTKAIIPVSLYGQPADMDEINAVAAKHGLPVIEDACQSFGATYKGRKSCNVSTVGCTSFFPSKPLGCYGDGGAIFTSDDALAQACREIRVHGQSKRYVHTRIGVGGRFDTIQAAVLLAKLEQFEWEIKQRIKIGAQYNQLMDQHGIQRVQQRPDRTGVFAQYTVLVDNRDELQKRLTEGVSSSSFTLPPSPLSIPTAVHYPIPLNEQPAYKTLCKGAETPVAAALAQRVISLPMHAYLATDQQIAISTTVAGAGVIK, from the coding sequence ATGGTGGACCATCAGGCAAAGCAGATTACAAGGCACTGTGGCATGAGCATCTGGAGGAGAAGTACATTGAGAGGTGATAAACATCTACTACTTGATGTAAACGTGATAGTTGACACTTGGTTGGGGCTAGGTTCTGAAGAGATCACAGAAAAGATTTTAGATCTCTCAAGAGCTGATCAGGTAAAGCTGTGGTTATCAGCGTCCAGCATTCCAACCATTGAATATGTTGCCAAGCGTTCATTTAAGCAGCGTGGTGTCCCACCAGATGAGGTACAAACTCTGGTCTCTGGACTGATGACGGATCTTTTTCAATGTGTCGATATTCTAACCAACTATGGCTTTGATCAGAAGGGAATCTACAGCTCTGCTAAAGACTTTGAAGATGCTCAGATTGCTGCTTCGATCAGAAGCCTGCATGGTGCATCTGTGTGTATTGTCTCTGAAGATGAGGAGTTTGATGCATTAGGTGAAGTACCTGTTTTTAATCCAGCGCAAGCCTTGGCCTGGATAACATCTAGCGATACTGCGAAGGGATCAATTCCCTTTATTGATCTGGCAGCACAGCAACACCGGATTTTGCCAAACATTGAGAAAAATATTGCGACAGTTCTTCGTCACGGCCAGTACATCATGGGGCCAGAAATCAAGCAACTGGAAGAAAAATTGGCTACCTACACCGGTGCACAGCACTGCATCACCGTAGCCAGCGGTACCGAGGCGCTGCTGATCAGCCTGATGGCGTTGGGTATAGGCCCAGGCGTTGAAGTCATCACCCCCCCCTTTACCTTTGTTGCCACTGCCGAAGTGATTGTCCTCTTGGGTGCCACACCGGTCTTTGTGGATGTTGAGCCTGACACCTGCAACATTGACCCCAGCAAGATAAAGGCAGCCATTACTGACAAAACAAAGGCCATCATCCCGGTCAGCCTGTATGGGCAACCGGCCGATATGGATGAGATCAACGCCGTTGCAGCAAAGCATGGTTTGCCGGTTATTGAAGACGCCTGCCAGTCCTTTGGCGCCACCTACAAAGGCAGAAAATCCTGCAACGTAAGCACGGTCGGCTGCACCAGCTTCTTTCCCAGTAAACCGCTAGGCTGCTATGGCGATGGCGGAGCCATCTTCACCAGTGATGACGCCCTAGCCCAGGCCTGCCGTGAGATAAGGGTGCATGGCCAGAGCAAACGGTATGTCCATACCCGCATCGGTGTTGGCGGGCGGTTTGACACCATCCAGGCTGCCGTGCTGCTGGCCAAATTAGAACAGTTTGAGTGGGAAATAAAACAGCGGATCAAGATCGGTGCGCAGTACAATCAACTGATGGATCAACACGGTATCCAGCGGGTACAGCAACGGCCTGATCGAACCGGCGTCTTCGCCCAGTACACCGTGTTGGTGGATAATCGAGATGAGCTGCAGAAGAGGTTAACTGAAGGCGTCTCTTCTTCATCCTTCACTCTTCCCCCTTCACCCTTGTCCATCCCCACCGCAGTCCACTATCCGATTCCGTTGAATGAACAACCTGCCTATAAAACTCTGTGCAAAGGTGCTGAAACACCAGTGGCAGCCGCACTGGCACAACGGGTCATAAGCCTGCCGATGCACGCGTATCTTGCAACAGATCAACAGATAGCTATCTCTACTACAGTCGCTGGAGCTGGAGTTATAAAGTGA
- a CDS encoding acyltransferase produces MITRKMHHIVSYIKNILSIKIVNLIFQKFFLIDSDCPYLKNYTSRVLCGKNLEIENNSVPVLNSLAVSGGCYIHAYSGIKIGEGTIWSFNVSMVSLDHDLSDYNKPTSKGSIVIGRNCWIGAGAVILSGVVLGDRTIVGANSVVNKSFPQGNVIIAGSPARIIKEL; encoded by the coding sequence ATGATAACGAGAAAAATGCATCATATTGTCAGTTACATAAAAAACATATTATCTATTAAAATAGTAAACTTGATTTTTCAAAAGTTTTTTTTAATTGACTCTGATTGCCCTTACCTCAAAAATTATACTTCAAGAGTTTTATGTGGAAAAAATTTAGAAATCGAAAACAATTCTGTACCTGTTTTAAACAGCTTGGCTGTTAGTGGCGGATGTTACATTCATGCTTATAGTGGGATAAAAATAGGTGAAGGTACCATATGGTCTTTCAATGTATCGATGGTTAGCCTAGATCATGATTTGTCAGATTACAATAAACCGACTTCCAAGGGTTCGATTGTGATTGGCAGAAATTGTTGGATAGGAGCTGGTGCAGTTATATTAAGCGGTGTTGTGTTAGGTGACCGGACAATTGTAGGTGCTAACAGTGTTGTTAATAAATCTTTTCCACAAGGTAATGTTATTATTGCCGGTAGCCCTGCCAGAATAATTAAGGAACTATAA
- a CDS encoding acyltransferase has protein sequence MEKESKLVLGRGCRLKPGTVIYVKKGASLIIGDNTSTGHDTEISVGKYVTIGSDVIMAPYTYITDSNHRFDLQDKTIREQGMDIGTVEIGNDVWIARGSMVLKDARIGNRTVIAAGAIVSKSFPDRVIIGGIPAKILKELR, from the coding sequence TTGGAAAAGGAATCAAAACTGGTACTGGGTAGAGGATGTAGACTCAAGCCTGGTACAGTTATTTATGTTAAAAAAGGCGCTTCATTAATTATTGGAGACAACACAAGTACCGGGCATGACACTGAAATATCAGTTGGAAAGTACGTTACAATAGGGAGTGATGTAATTATGGCTCCTTATACATATATTACTGACAGCAACCATCGATTTGATTTACAAGACAAGACAATACGTGAACAAGGAATGGATATAGGTACTGTTGAAATTGGCAATGATGTTTGGATTGCAAGAGGTTCAATGGTGCTAAAAGATGCAAGAATTGGCAACAGAACTGTAATTGCCGCAGGAGCAATAGTTTCCAAATCATTCCCAGATCGTGTTATAATTGGAGGTATTCCTGCAAAAATACTGAAGGAGTTGAGATGA
- a CDS encoding acyltransferase — translation MSEFFAHQSSYIDEGAEIGAGTKIWHFSHIMSGATIGERCSFGQNCVVSPGVVIGSNVKVQNNVSIYEGTVIEDDVFLGPSCVLTNVTNPRSQVVRRSLYETTLLRRGCSIGANATIVCGITIGRYAFVAAGAVVAKDVPDYALMVGVPARQKGWMSRHGLPLTPGPDGIMVCKESGYCYQEVQPGLLKCLDLDEDAPLPSEKAVGSVCYDDLK, via the coding sequence ATGTCTGAATTCTTTGCCCACCAATCATCCTATATCGACGAAGGTGCAGAAATTGGTGCAGGCACCAAGATCTGGCACTTCAGCCACATTATGAGCGGAGCAACCATTGGTGAACGCTGCAGCTTTGGCCAGAACTGTGTGGTATCGCCCGGTGTGGTAATCGGTTCCAATGTCAAGGTCCAGAACAACGTCTCCATCTATGAGGGCACGGTGATTGAAGACGATGTTTTCCTTGGCCCCTCCTGCGTCTTGACCAATGTCACCAACCCCCGCTCCCAGGTGGTGCGGCGTAGCCTGTATGAGACAACCCTGCTGCGGCGGGGCTGTTCCATCGGAGCGAACGCAACCATCGTGTGTGGCATCACCATAGGTCGCTATGCCTTTGTCGCTGCCGGTGCGGTGGTTGCCAAAGATGTTCCCGATTACGCACTGATGGTTGGAGTGCCTGCCCGTCAGAAAGGCTGGATGAGCCGCCACGGACTGCCGCTTACTCCCGGCCCCGATGGCATCATGGTCTGCAAAGAAAGCGGTTACTGCTATCAGGAGGTGCAGCCGGGACTGCTTAAATGCCTGGACCTCGATGAAGATGCACCACTACCATCAGAAAAAGCGGTTGGCAGCGTCTGCTATGATGACCTGAAATAA
- the asnB gene encoding asparagine synthase (glutamine-hydrolyzing), with protein MCGIAGIVYRNKKSNHSEQIAEMLKLIHHRGPDGMGVFEAENVVLGHRRLAIIDLSPSGHQPMCYLDRFIITFNGEIYNYLELKEELSNKGYYFISTSDTEVILAAYAEWGEDCVTHLNGMFAFGLYDLLERTLFLARDRVGEKPLYYSKNENEFFFFSEPKQVISSGIIEGIPNEVAIRQYLEYQFTLSAQTFFTGIYKLLPGHCATLRNGVFKSREYWSLADVEVDYSISYAEAKLRIKNLVEDSLKIRLRSDVPVASYLSGGIDSTIIATSAAKELSSLSTYTFTSKKYPRFDESQNARLTADLIHADHHEIEIENADTLSLWQNSTYFMDEPEVGYSLLSQMAVSREVAKQTKVVLGGQGGDELFFGYAWYSNLLLKSFLSFSSVADFKLLDKVKVVISFLLNSPKRTALRLIFDSFKSFGRPLSEIYIDTWRGYGCFSLLQDIKIKEGANSPVSGCLKLSELKKFEFNYWLHGLLHVEDRSSMAHSLESRVPLLDHRLVEFVFSLPPHFMIDGVLNKKIFIDAFSDILPNHVKNNKQKMGYVSPIHSWLSDQHVTAFIKDVISNKSSFIYHFVDYYKMKSLQINDRQLWMLISLEIWHNIFIKRDIKSC; from the coding sequence ATGTGTGGAATCGCTGGGATTGTTTACAGAAATAAAAAAAGCAACCATTCAGAGCAGATAGCTGAAATGCTTAAGCTAATTCATCATCGCGGACCGGACGGGATGGGAGTTTTCGAAGCAGAGAATGTCGTGTTGGGGCATAGAAGGCTTGCTATCATTGATCTTAGCCCTAGCGGGCACCAGCCCATGTGCTACTTGGACCGTTTTATTATTACATTTAACGGTGAAATTTATAATTATCTAGAATTAAAGGAAGAATTATCCAATAAAGGGTATTACTTTATCTCTACATCTGACACAGAAGTCATTCTTGCAGCTTATGCCGAATGGGGTGAGGATTGTGTAACACACTTGAATGGAATGTTTGCTTTTGGTTTATATGATCTCTTGGAGCGCACCCTTTTCCTTGCACGGGATAGGGTCGGAGAAAAGCCACTTTATTATTCTAAAAACGAAAACGAGTTCTTCTTTTTTTCTGAACCTAAACAGGTTATCTCTAGTGGAATTATCGAGGGCATTCCTAACGAAGTAGCAATTCGACAATATCTCGAATATCAGTTTACGTTAAGCGCTCAAACTTTTTTTACAGGAATCTATAAACTCCTACCCGGACATTGCGCTACATTACGTAATGGTGTTTTTAAAAGCCGGGAATACTGGAGCCTTGCAGACGTCGAGGTAGACTATTCCATATCCTATGCTGAGGCCAAGCTCAGGATAAAAAACTTAGTAGAGGATTCATTGAAAATCCGTTTACGGTCTGATGTCCCAGTTGCTTCATACCTCAGTGGGGGTATCGATTCAACAATTATAGCTACATCGGCCGCAAAAGAATTATCCAGCCTTTCAACCTATACTTTTACATCAAAGAAATATCCGCGATTTGATGAATCCCAAAATGCTCGCTTAACGGCAGATTTGATTCACGCTGATCATCATGAAATCGAAATAGAGAATGCGGATACTCTTTCTTTGTGGCAGAATAGTACCTATTTCATGGATGAACCTGAAGTGGGCTATAGCTTGTTGTCGCAAATGGCAGTCAGTCGTGAAGTGGCAAAGCAGACAAAGGTAGTGTTGGGTGGACAGGGCGGAGATGAGTTGTTTTTTGGTTATGCTTGGTATAGTAATTTACTTTTGAAATCATTTTTATCATTCTCATCTGTAGCAGATTTCAAGTTATTAGATAAAGTCAAAGTAGTCATAAGTTTTCTATTGAATTCACCTAAAAGAACTGCATTACGTTTAATCTTTGATTCTTTCAAGTCATTTGGCAGGCCCCTTAGTGAAATTTATATTGATACGTGGAGAGGCTATGGTTGCTTCAGTTTGTTACAGGATATTAAAATAAAAGAAGGTGCTAATTCTCCTGTAAGCGGATGCTTAAAATTGTCTGAATTAAAGAAATTTGAGTTTAATTATTGGCTTCACGGCTTACTACACGTCGAAGACAGATCTAGTATGGCTCATAGCCTTGAATCAAGAGTTCCATTGTTGGATCACCGTCTTGTAGAATTCGTATTCTCTCTCCCGCCCCATTTTATGATCGATGGTGTGCTAAACAAGAAGATATTTATTGATGCTTTTTCTGATATACTTCCCAATCACGTTAAAAACAACAAACAGAAAATGGGCTATGTATCGCCGATTCATTCATGGCTTTCAGATCAGCATGTTACAGCATTTATTAAAGATGTTATCAGCAATAAAAGCTCGTTTATTTACCACTTTGTTGATTATTATAAAATGAAATCATTGCAGATAAATGACCGTCAATTATGGATGCTAATTTCATTAGAAATATGGCACAATATTTTTATAAAAAGAGATATTAAATCATGTTAA
- the wecB gene encoding non-hydrolyzing UDP-N-acetylglucosamine 2-epimerase: protein MKIVTIIGARPQFIKAAAVSRSIAAHIAARNDQQSSISEIIVHTGQHFDANMSDIFFEEMDIPKPDYHLAINSLSHGAMTGRMLEKIEEVLLKEKPDYVLVYGDTNSTLAGALAARKLHIKVVHVEAGLRSFNMNMPEEINRILTDRISDILCCPTETAVKNLVAEGFQNSDKLLSANSVPLVVNTGDVMYDAALHYSTFSAERSTVMKGLNLKGRKFVLCTIHRAENTDDPDRLKSIFRALVEINKDMRVVVPLHPRTRNILTTVFSGSDALAIINDALTLLDPVGYFDMVELLKHATMVMTDSGGLQKEAYFFGKPCITLRDETEWVELVDNGFNILASADYMRILACFQEMSSKTVDVDRALYGTGDASNKILNLFLH, encoded by the coding sequence GTGAAGATTGTAACCATCATCGGGGCACGCCCGCAATTTATCAAGGCAGCTGCCGTCAGCCGTTCCATTGCGGCTCATATCGCAGCGCGAAACGATCAACAATCCTCAATTAGCGAAATTATTGTTCACACTGGCCAGCATTTTGATGCCAATATGTCAGACATCTTCTTTGAAGAAATGGATATACCAAAGCCTGACTATCACCTTGCAATAAACTCGCTCAGCCATGGCGCTATGACTGGCAGAATGCTGGAGAAAATCGAAGAAGTACTGCTTAAGGAAAAGCCTGATTATGTGCTTGTCTATGGTGATACTAATTCTACCCTTGCCGGAGCATTGGCAGCAAGAAAGCTCCATATCAAGGTTGTGCATGTGGAAGCAGGGCTCCGTAGTTTCAATATGAATATGCCTGAAGAGATTAACCGTATCCTCACCGACCGGATCAGCGACATCCTCTGCTGCCCGACTGAAACAGCAGTTAAAAATCTTGTTGCCGAAGGTTTTCAAAATAGCGACAAGCTGCTATCAGCAAATAGCGTACCGCTGGTTGTCAACACAGGAGATGTAATGTATGACGCCGCCTTACATTACAGTACGTTTTCTGCTGAACGAAGTACCGTTATGAAAGGCTTGAATTTGAAAGGCCGGAAGTTTGTTCTCTGCACCATCCATCGTGCTGAAAATACTGATGATCCAGATCGGTTGAAAAGCATTTTCAGAGCTCTGGTAGAAATCAACAAAGACATGCGTGTAGTAGTGCCTTTGCACCCGCGCACACGCAATATACTTACGACTGTATTCAGCGGTTCTGATGCACTCGCTATAATCAACGATGCTCTGACACTACTGGACCCGGTTGGTTATTTTGACATGGTTGAGCTGCTGAAACATGCGACGATGGTTATGACTGACAGTGGCGGCTTACAAAAAGAGGCCTATTTCTTTGGCAAGCCCTGTATCACCTTGCGTGATGAAACGGAGTGGGTCGAGCTGGTAGATAATGGCTTTAACATCTTGGCCAGTGCGGATTACATGCGGATACTTGCATGTTTTCAGGAGATGTCGTCTAAAACAGTCGATGTCGATCGAGCACTATATGGCACGGGCGATGCTTCCAATAAGATACTGAATCTCTTTCTACACTAA
- a CDS encoding lipopolysaccharide biosynthesis protein, with protein sequence MLKLTKPKSEFARNVITLMTGTTIAQIIPIAISPILSRLYSPADFGLFAFYMSIVGIISVIATGRYEMAIMMPSKDEDDEVIIIVFVATVMMMLVTLICFVLFVVFNKQVASMLNRPEISGWLYIAPFSVIITGLYQTLNYLLIRQSKFKQLSINKVCFSAISGPSQVGLGLLGFGALGMLASNIGAYLITIWMIFRSSEIRGFFKPCGRKQAEYIAIKYIRYPKYDIPAILINIVSNQLPLLAMGKYLGLGLLGNYSLMNKIVMAPIGLISNSILDVFKQRATEDYLKHGNCKDIYIKVFFKLLMLGAVPTCILAFFAPAIFSFVFGNQWRDAGVIAQILAPSYLLNFLVNPLSYTFQVTQRQNLNLFFNVLFFVMMTSAVVLGVKENNHFRFIFYISVVQCVNYSIYLYVSYRLARGGK encoded by the coding sequence ATGCTGAAACTCACTAAGCCTAAAAGTGAATTTGCCCGTAATGTTATCACATTGATGACAGGGACCACTATTGCCCAAATAATACCGATAGCAATCAGTCCCATTCTTTCGCGTTTATATTCGCCAGCAGATTTCGGACTCTTTGCATTTTATATGTCAATTGTGGGAATCATTTCAGTGATTGCGACTGGCCGCTATGAGATGGCGATCATGATGCCCTCAAAAGATGAGGATGACGAGGTAATAATTATTGTATTTGTAGCAACTGTAATGATGATGCTGGTCACCTTAATTTGTTTTGTGCTGTTTGTTGTCTTTAATAAGCAGGTTGCTTCAATGCTAAATCGTCCTGAAATTTCAGGATGGCTATATATAGCGCCATTTTCTGTCATAATTACCGGTTTATACCAGACATTGAATTACCTGCTTATCAGACAAAGTAAATTCAAGCAACTATCCATTAACAAAGTGTGTTTTTCTGCAATATCAGGGCCTTCTCAAGTTGGATTAGGATTGCTTGGGTTTGGGGCACTTGGTATGTTAGCTTCAAATATTGGTGCTTATCTGATAACTATTTGGATGATATTTAGATCAAGTGAAATTAGAGGTTTTTTTAAACCGTGTGGAAGAAAACAAGCAGAATACATTGCTATTAAGTACATACGTTACCCGAAATATGACATACCAGCTATATTGATTAATATTGTATCTAACCAACTGCCATTGTTAGCAATGGGTAAGTATTTGGGTTTAGGTCTTCTAGGTAATTATTCACTAATGAATAAGATAGTCATGGCGCCTATTGGACTTATATCTAATTCAATACTTGATGTATTTAAACAAAGAGCTACTGAAGACTACCTTAAGCATGGCAACTGCAAGGATATTTATATAAAAGTATTTTTTAAGCTTTTAATGCTTGGAGCTGTACCAACTTGTATTCTAGCTTTTTTCGCACCTGCAATTTTTTCATTTGTATTTGGCAATCAATGGCGCGATGCTGGTGTGATAGCACAGATATTAGCCCCTTCATATCTTTTGAATTTCTTAGTAAATCCATTGAGTTATACATTTCAAGTTACTCAGAGGCAAAACTTAAACTTGTTTTTCAACGTATTGTTTTTTGTAATGATGACTTCAGCAGTTGTTTTAGGTGTAAAAGAAAATAACCACTTCAGATTTATCTTTTACATATCTGTTGTTCAATGTGTTAACTATTCGATTTATCTTTATGTATCTTACAGACTTGCACGAGGTGGCAAATGA